One window from the genome of Cucumis melo cultivar AY chromosome 10, USDA_Cmelo_AY_1.0, whole genome shotgun sequence encodes:
- the LOC103489305 gene encoding LEAF RUST 10 DISEASE-RESISTANCE LOCUS RECEPTOR-LIKE PROTEIN KINASE-like 1.1 isoform X1: MASFCFVLSFVLSHLVALSLAWNDSRYVHPICTPFECGNLGLIGFPFNNMSLTDCGFYTVKDCSGQPKIQLSREKELWFNVVAISQANVIHIDDQELQKRITARDCTILDDLALPMSSLSSLSTDNNLTMYNCTDKPKDALPLFISSFNCPGYYTYINTSASPNCPTSKSKFVVPVRPVGPSNSLVEFTSNFQLQVTVFHPCHQCFHRGGRCSDTQGYFVCEGENTIRSPVDDKRKILGIALGAGFSGVILLLLLFALWYRRRRRPAPNILTRNISCEPYSKFDVDDGGGVCFEVPVFSYAELETATNKFDRDKELGDGGFGTVYHGKLHDGREVAVKRLYQHNYRRVEQFMNEVKILTRFRHKNLVSLYGCTSKRSRELLLVYEFVPNGTVADHLHGERASSSLLTWPIRMNIAIETASALVYLHASDIIHRDVKTTNILLDNNFSVKVADFGLSRLFPNDVSHVSTAPQGTPGYVDPEYYQCYQLTTKSDVYSFGVVLIELISSMPAVDITRHRHEINLSNLAVNKILRQEIDELVDPCLGYQSDENVRRMIMGVAWLAFLCLQQDKERRPTMEEALETLKRIENGEESENLLDNSALLKSYDPTPSPEYDEIQLLKNKTQQLLSPTSVADKWISSTSFVSASTSISSKS, encoded by the exons ATGGCGTCATTCTGTTTCGTTTTGTCCTTTGTTCTCTCTCATCTAGTGGCACTTTCGTTGGCTTGGAATGATAGCAGATACGTTCATCCAATTTGCACGCCCTTCGAATGTGGAAATCTGGGCCTCATAGGATTCCCTTTTAACAATATGTCGCTGACTGATTGCGGATTTTACACAGTTAAAGACTGCTCGGGACAGCCTAAAATCCAGCTGAGTCGTGAAAAAGAATTGTGGTTTAATGTTGTTGCCATATCTCAGGCCAATGTCATCCATATCGATGACCAAGAACTTCAGAAGCGAATAACTGCTCGCGATTGCACTATTCTGGATGATCTAGCTCTTCCCATgtcttctttatcttctttgtCCACAGACAACAATCTTACTATGTATAACTGCACAGATAAACCTAAAGACGCTTTACCCCTTTTCATCAGTTCATTTAATTGCCCTGGTTATTACACATACATCAACACTAGTGCTTCACCCAACTGTCCCACTTCCAAGTCTAAATTTGTTGTTCCAGTTCGCCCCGTTGGTCCCAGTAACTCACTTGTTGAGTTTACTTCTAATTTCCAACTTCAAGTAACCGTATTCCATCCTTGTCACCAATGTTTTCATAGAGGAGGCCGATGCTCGGATACCCAAGGATACTTCGTTTGTGAAGGCGAAAACACAATTAGAAGTCCAGTAGACG ATAAACGTAAGATTTTGGGGATTGCACTAG GTGCTGGATTCTCGGGTGTAATTCTGCTTTTGTTATTATTTGCTCTTTGGTACCGCAGAAGAAGGCGGCCTGCTCCGAATATCCTAACAAGGAATATATCTTGTGAACCCTACTCAAAATTTGACGTAGATGACGGTGGTGGTGTGTGCTTTGAAGTTCCTGTTTTCTCATATGCCGAACTCGAGACGGCCACTAACAAATTTGATCGTGATAAAGAACTTGGCGATGGTGGTTTTGGAACCGTGTACCACG GCAAACTCCATGATGGCCGGGAAGTTGCTGTGAAACGCCTTTATCAACATAACTATAGACGAGTAGAGCAGTTCATGAATGAGGTTAAAATTCTCACCCGCTTTCGCCATAAGAATCTTGTCTCCCTTTATGGATGTACTTCAAAACGCAGTCGTGAACTTCTCCTCGTTTATGAATTTGTTCCAAATGGCACTGTTGCTGATCATCTCCATGGAGAACGGGCAAGTTCTAGTTTGCTCACGTGGCCTATTCGGATGAACATTGCCATCGAAACAGCAAGTGCTTTAGTTTATCTCCATGCTTCGGATATCATTCATCGTGATGTGAAGACTACTAATATTCTCTTAGACAATAATTTTTCTGTCAAAGTTGCTGATTTTGGGCTCTCTAGATTGTTCCCAAACGATGTTAGTCATGTCTCAACTGCTCCTCAAGGGACCCCTGGTTATGTGGATCCGGAGTATTACCAGTGTTATCAGCTTACAACCAAGAGTGATGTTTATAGTTTTGGCGTCGTATTAATCGAACTTATATCGTCAATGCCAGCTGTTGATATAACAAGGCATCGACATGAGATTAACTTGTCTAACTTAGCTGTGAACAAAATTCTAAGACAGGAAATTGACGAGCTAGTTGATCCATGCCTTGGGTATCAATCGGATGAAAACGTCAGACGGATGATAATGGGAGTGGCCTGGCTAGCTTTTCTATGTCTGCAGCAAGACAAGGAAAGAAGACCTACAATGGAAGAAGCCTTAGAAACTTTGAAGAGGATTGAGAATGGGGAAGAAAGTGAGAATTTGCTAGATAATAGTGCATTGCTGAAGAGCTATGATCCAACTCCTTCTCCAGAGTATGATGAGATTCAATTGTTGAAGAACAAAACGCAGCAGTTGTTGTCCCCTACTTCTGTTGCTGATAAATGGATAAGCTCAACTTCATTTGTTAGTGCTTCAACTTCAATATCATCTAagtcctaa
- the LOC103489305 gene encoding LEAF RUST 10 DISEASE-RESISTANCE LOCUS RECEPTOR-LIKE PROTEIN KINASE-like 1.1 isoform X3, whose amino-acid sequence MSLTDCGFYTVKDCSGQPKIQLSREKELWFNVVAISQANVIHIDDQELQKRITARDCTILDDLALPMSSLSSLSTDNNLTMYNCTDKPKDALPLFISSFNCPGYYTYINTSASPNCPTSKSKFVVPVRPVGPSNSLVEFTSNFQLQVTVFHPCHQCFHRGGRCSDTQGYFVCEGENTIRSPVDDKRKILGIALGAGFSGVILLLLLFALWYRRRRRPAPNILTRNISCEPYSKFDVDDGGGVCFEVPVFSYAELETATNKFDRDKELGDGGFGTVYHGKLHDGREVAVKRLYQHNYRRVEQFMNEVKILTRFRHKNLVSLYGCTSKRSRELLLVYEFVPNGTVADHLHGERASSSLLTWPIRMNIAIETASALVYLHASDIIHRDVKTTNILLDNNFSVKVADFGLSRLFPNDVSHVSTAPQGTPGYVDPEYYQCYQLTTKSDVYSFGVVLIELISSMPAVDITRHRHEINLSNLAVNKILRQEIDELVDPCLGYQSDENVRRMIMGVAWLAFLCLQQDKERRPTMEEALETLKRIENGEESENLLDNSALLKSYDPTPSPEYDEIQLLKNKTQQLLSPTSVADKWISSTSFVSASTSISSKS is encoded by the exons ATGTCGCTGACTGATTGCGGATTTTACACAGTTAAAGACTGCTCGGGACAGCCTAAAATCCAGCTGAGTCGTGAAAAAGAATTGTGGTTTAATGTTGTTGCCATATCTCAGGCCAATGTCATCCATATCGATGACCAAGAACTTCAGAAGCGAATAACTGCTCGCGATTGCACTATTCTGGATGATCTAGCTCTTCCCATgtcttctttatcttctttgtCCACAGACAACAATCTTACTATGTATAACTGCACAGATAAACCTAAAGACGCTTTACCCCTTTTCATCAGTTCATTTAATTGCCCTGGTTATTACACATACATCAACACTAGTGCTTCACCCAACTGTCCCACTTCCAAGTCTAAATTTGTTGTTCCAGTTCGCCCCGTTGGTCCCAGTAACTCACTTGTTGAGTTTACTTCTAATTTCCAACTTCAAGTAACCGTATTCCATCCTTGTCACCAATGTTTTCATAGAGGAGGCCGATGCTCGGATACCCAAGGATACTTCGTTTGTGAAGGCGAAAACACAATTAGAAGTCCAGTAGACG ATAAACGTAAGATTTTGGGGATTGCACTAG GTGCTGGATTCTCGGGTGTAATTCTGCTTTTGTTATTATTTGCTCTTTGGTACCGCAGAAGAAGGCGGCCTGCTCCGAATATCCTAACAAGGAATATATCTTGTGAACCCTACTCAAAATTTGACGTAGATGACGGTGGTGGTGTGTGCTTTGAAGTTCCTGTTTTCTCATATGCCGAACTCGAGACGGCCACTAACAAATTTGATCGTGATAAAGAACTTGGCGATGGTGGTTTTGGAACCGTGTACCACG GCAAACTCCATGATGGCCGGGAAGTTGCTGTGAAACGCCTTTATCAACATAACTATAGACGAGTAGAGCAGTTCATGAATGAGGTTAAAATTCTCACCCGCTTTCGCCATAAGAATCTTGTCTCCCTTTATGGATGTACTTCAAAACGCAGTCGTGAACTTCTCCTCGTTTATGAATTTGTTCCAAATGGCACTGTTGCTGATCATCTCCATGGAGAACGGGCAAGTTCTAGTTTGCTCACGTGGCCTATTCGGATGAACATTGCCATCGAAACAGCAAGTGCTTTAGTTTATCTCCATGCTTCGGATATCATTCATCGTGATGTGAAGACTACTAATATTCTCTTAGACAATAATTTTTCTGTCAAAGTTGCTGATTTTGGGCTCTCTAGATTGTTCCCAAACGATGTTAGTCATGTCTCAACTGCTCCTCAAGGGACCCCTGGTTATGTGGATCCGGAGTATTACCAGTGTTATCAGCTTACAACCAAGAGTGATGTTTATAGTTTTGGCGTCGTATTAATCGAACTTATATCGTCAATGCCAGCTGTTGATATAACAAGGCATCGACATGAGATTAACTTGTCTAACTTAGCTGTGAACAAAATTCTAAGACAGGAAATTGACGAGCTAGTTGATCCATGCCTTGGGTATCAATCGGATGAAAACGTCAGACGGATGATAATGGGAGTGGCCTGGCTAGCTTTTCTATGTCTGCAGCAAGACAAGGAAAGAAGACCTACAATGGAAGAAGCCTTAGAAACTTTGAAGAGGATTGAGAATGGGGAAGAAAGTGAGAATTTGCTAGATAATAGTGCATTGCTGAAGAGCTATGATCCAACTCCTTCTCCAGAGTATGATGAGATTCAATTGTTGAAGAACAAAACGCAGCAGTTGTTGTCCCCTACTTCTGTTGCTGATAAATGGATAAGCTCAACTTCATTTGTTAGTGCTTCAACTTCAATATCATCTAagtcctaa
- the LOC103489301 gene encoding probable protein phosphatase 2C 15 has protein sequence MASREGRRHHNHRHHNLVPLAALISKEVRNERLEKPTVRYGNAAQSRKGEDYFLMKTDCQRVPGNPSSTFSVFAIFDGHNGNAAAIFTREHLLSHVLGALPRGLGQEEWLQALPRALVAGFVKTDKEFQSRGETSGTTATFVIIDGWTVTVASVGDSRCILDTQGGAVSALTVDHRLEENVEERERVTASGGEIGRLSIVGGAEIGPLRCWPGGLCLSRSIGDMDVGEFIVPIPFVKQVKLPNAGGRLIIASDGIWDALSSDMAAKSCRGLPAELAARQVVKEALRTRGLKDDTTCIVVDIIPPDNSAQSSPLPKKQSVLKSLLFRKKSPSSNKLSKRLSAIGFVEELFEDGSAMLAERLGTVELSGSGHGTPNMFTCVVCQVDLAPSEGISVHAGSIFSTSSKPWQGPFLCADCRNKKDAMEGKRPSRVRVA, from the exons ATGGCTTCCAGAGAAGGAAGACGTCATCATAATCATCGTCATCACAATCTGGTGCCTCTTGCTGCTTTAATTAGTAAAGAGGTGAGGAATGAGAGATTGGAGAAACCGACTGTAAGATATGGGAATGCAGCGCAGTCTAGAAAAGGGGAAGACTACTTTCTCATGAAAACTGATTGTCAGCGAGTTCCTGGGAACCCTTCATCCACTTTCTCTGTATTTGCT ATATTTGATGGACACAATGGAAATGCTGCAGCAATTTTCACGAGGGAACATTTGTTGAGTCATGTCTTGGGTGCTCTTCCCCGTGGTCTGGGGCAGGAGGAGTGGCTTCAAGCTCTACCACGAGCTTTGGTTGCTGGATTTGTGAAGACCGACAAGGAGTTTCAGAGCAGAG GTGAAACTTCTGGAACTACAGCGACATTTGTGATCATCGATGGATGGACGGTAACAGTAGCGTCAGTTGGCGATTCTCGATGTATTTTAGATACTCAAGGTGGTGCCGTCTCTGCTTTAACGGTTGATCATCGACTTGAAGAGAATGTTGAAGA GAGAGAACGTGTGACTGCAAGCGGTGGGGAAATTGGAAGATTAAGTATTGTTGGCGGTGCTGAG ATCGGCCCACTCCGTTGTTGGCCAGGAGGCTTATGCCTTTCTCGATCCATTGGAGACATGGATGTTGGAGAATTTATAGTTCCAATTCCATTTGTGAAACAAGTAAAG TTACCAAATGCAGGTGGGAGGCTTATAATTGCTTCTGACGGCATCTGGGATGCCTTATCATCAGATATGGCTGCAAAGTCCTGCCGTGGACTACCGGCAGAGCTTGCTGCTAGGCAAGTTGTGAAG GAAGCCTTGAGAACAAGAGGCTTGAAAGATGATACAACCTGCATAGTTGTAGACATCATTCCTCCTGATAATTCAGCACAGTCTTCCCCTCTTCCAAAGAAACAAAGCGTACTGAAATCTCTATTATTCAGGAAAAAATCTCCCAGTTCTAATAAGTTATCGAAGAGGCTTTCGGCTATAGGTTTCGTGGAAGAACTATTCGAAGATGGCTCCGCTATGCTGGCTGAAAG GCTTGGAACTGTAGAGTTGAGTGGATCTGGACATGGGACACCAAACATGTTCACTTGTGTTGTATGTCAAGTAGATCTTGCTCCCAGTGAGGGCATCTCTGTTCATGCTGGTTCCATCTTCTCCACCAGCTCAAAGCCATGGCAAGGGCCTTTCCTTTGTGCCGATTGTCGAAACAAGAAGGATGCCATGGAAGGAAAACGTCCCAGCAGGGTAAGAGTGGCCTAG